The proteins below come from a single Flavobacterium lindanitolerans genomic window:
- a CDS encoding START-like domain-containing protein, protein MESKIRYELEFPLNSSPQLLYQYISTPSGLSEWFADNVNSRGELFTFIWDDAEEKARLASKKTGEKVKFRWIDENGQDGDYFFELRILVDEITKDVSLMVVDFAEKDEVAESTQLWENQISDLKHVIGSV, encoded by the coding sequence ATGGAAAGTAAAATACGTTACGAACTAGAATTTCCTTTAAATTCCTCACCTCAATTGCTATATCAGTATATCTCAACACCTTCGGGTTTATCGGAGTGGTTTGCTGATAATGTCAATTCTCGCGGAGAGCTTTTTACGTTCATATGGGATGACGCTGAAGAGAAAGCCAGACTGGCTTCCAAAAAAACCGGTGAAAAAGTAAAATTTCGCTGGATTGATGAAAACGGACAGGACGGAGACTATTTCTTTGAATTGCGAATCCTTGTGGATGAAATCACAAAAGATGTTTCCTTAATGGTGGTTGACTTTGCCGAAAAAGATGAGGTGGCCGAATCGACTCAGTTATGGGAAAACCAGATTTCTGATTTAAAACATGTAATCGGATCGGTATAG
- a CDS encoding aminotransferase class IV: MINFNGTITEDANILAGNRAFLYGDSVFETVKILDGKVLFLEDHYFRLMSAMRIVRMEIPMNFTMEYFEEQILSTAASENFSGSCRARISVYRKEGGFYLPKDNNVSFLITVLPLEDSVYRIEKDQYEVELYKDFIVTKHLLSTIKSSNRMINVTGSIFADENDYDNCLLINDEKNVIEALNGNLFMLMGNKLVTPPISEGCLNGVMRKQILALAKKIETIEVEETPISPFDLQKADELFITNVVRGIQPITKYRKKEYGMGLAKDLLLRLNAQIRLG; the protein is encoded by the coding sequence ATGATTAATTTCAACGGAACTATTACAGAAGACGCAAATATATTGGCTGGTAACAGAGCATTTCTTTACGGAGATTCGGTTTTTGAAACAGTAAAAATTTTAGATGGGAAAGTGCTTTTTCTTGAAGATCATTATTTTAGGTTGATGTCTGCCATGCGGATTGTTCGTATGGAAATCCCGATGAACTTTACGATGGAATATTTCGAAGAGCAGATTTTGTCTACGGCTGCTTCGGAAAATTTTTCAGGTTCCTGCCGTGCCCGTATTTCCGTTTATAGAAAAGAAGGAGGCTTTTATCTTCCTAAAGACAATAATGTGTCCTTTTTGATTACGGTATTGCCATTGGAAGATTCGGTATACCGAATTGAAAAAGACCAATATGAAGTCGAATTGTACAAAGATTTTATCGTTACCAAACATTTGCTTTCTACAATTAAATCGTCCAACAGGATGATAAATGTCACGGGAAGTATTTTTGCAGACGAGAACGACTATGACAACTGTCTTTTGATTAATGATGAAAAGAATGTTATTGAGGCCTTAAACGGGAATCTTTTTATGCTTATGGGAAATAAACTGGTAACGCCGCCAATTTCTGAGGGATGCCTGAATGGTGTCATGCGTAAGCAAATTTTGGCTCTTGCTAAAAAAATAGAAACGATAGAAGTGGAAGAAACCCCAATTTCTCCTTTTGACCTTCAAAAAGCGGATGAATTGTTTATAACGAATGTAGTCAGAGGTATTCAGCCTATAACAAAATATCGTAAAAAAGAATATGGGATGGGCTTGGCTAAAGACTTGCTGCTTCGATTAAACGCGCAAATCCGTTTGGGCTAA
- a CDS encoding YqgE/AlgH family protein: MISEKLKKGILLIAEPSIIGDLSFNRSVILLADHNEEGSVGFILNKPLEYTIQDLIPEINAKFKIYNGGPVEQDNLYFIHNIPEMIPNSIEISNGIYWGGDFESTKALINEGKIKKNNIRFFLGYTGWDAQQLDREMQANSWIISKNIYENKIIGKSTTDFWKQKILELGGDYVIWSNAPENPILN; this comes from the coding sequence ATGATTTCAGAAAAACTCAAAAAAGGAATACTTCTGATCGCGGAACCATCCATAATCGGAGACCTATCATTCAATCGCTCAGTGATTTTGCTTGCAGATCATAACGAGGAAGGTTCTGTAGGATTTATCCTTAACAAACCTTTGGAATATACCATACAAGATCTGATTCCTGAAATCAATGCCAAGTTTAAGATTTATAATGGCGGACCTGTCGAACAGGACAATCTTTATTTTATCCACAATATTCCGGAAATGATTCCAAACAGTATTGAAATTTCAAACGGAATCTATTGGGGCGGCGATTTTGAATCGACTAAAGCACTTATTAACGAAGGAAAAATCAAAAAGAATAACATCCGCTTTTTCTTAGGCTATACCGGTTGGGATGCACAACAATTGGATAGGGAAATGCAGGCGAATTCCTGGATTATTTCCAAGAATATCTATGAGAATAAGATTATCGGCAAATCCACCACTGATTTCTGGAAGCAGAAAATCCTCGAGTTAGGGGGTGATTATGTCATATGGTCGAATGCCCCCGAAAATCCGATACTGAATTAG
- a CDS encoding HU family DNA-binding protein gives MNKSELIDAIAADAGISKAAAKLALESFLNNVGGTLKKGGRVSLVGFGSWSVSSRAAREGRNPQTGKTIKIAAKNVVKFKAGAELEGSVNSK, from the coding sequence ATGAACAAATCAGAATTAATTGATGCTATCGCTGCTGACGCAGGAATTTCTAAAGCAGCTGCAAAATTAGCTTTAGAGTCATTTTTAAATAACGTAGGTGGCACTTTGAAAAAAGGTGGCAGAGTATCTTTAGTAGGATTTGGATCTTGGTCAGTTTCTTCTAGAGCTGCAAGAGAAGGAAGAAATCCTCAAACTGGAAAAACTATCAAAATCGCTGCTAAAAATGTAGTGAAGTTCAAAGCTGGTGCTGAATTAGAAGGATCAGTTAACTCTAAATAG
- a CDS encoding AAA family ATPase, translated as MQKDIVVIIGGPGTGKTTIIDGLLERGHCCYPEISREVTMEAKKQGIEQLFLENPLLFSELLLEGRKKQYHDALKEESPVVFIDRGIPDVLAYMHYIGDAYPAFFDEACREHKYTKIFILPPWEDIYECDEARYENYEQATLIYKHLKETYESYGYSLIEVPKDTVDNRILFILGHLSN; from the coding sequence GTGCAAAAAGATATTGTTGTTATCATCGGCGGTCCCGGAACTGGGAAAACAACCATCATTGATGGACTGCTTGAACGCGGACACTGCTGTTACCCTGAAATTTCACGGGAAGTAACAATGGAAGCAAAAAAACAGGGAATCGAACAATTGTTTCTTGAAAATCCGCTGCTTTTCAGCGAATTGCTTCTGGAAGGAAGAAAAAAACAATACCATGATGCCCTGAAAGAGGAAAGTCCGGTAGTTTTTATAGACCGCGGAATTCCTGACGTTTTAGCCTATATGCACTACATAGGCGATGCTTATCCGGCTTTCTTTGACGAAGCCTGCCGCGAACACAAATACACTAAAATCTTCATATTGCCACCCTGGGAAGACATTTACGAATGTGATGAAGCGCGCTATGAAAATTACGAACAGGCAACCCTAATCTACAAGCACCTTAAAGAAACTTACGAAAGTTACGGCTATTCGTTGATTGAAGTTCCAAAAGACACGGTTGATAACAGAATTCTTTTTATATTAGGGCATCTTTCGAACTAG
- a CDS encoding RecQ family ATP-dependent DNA helicase, translating to MQEALSILQKYWKYDSFRTPQAEIIASVLDGQDTFALMPTGGGKSICFQVPALMQNGICLVVSPLIALMKDQTANLQKRGIKAIALTGGISTDEISDLLDNCQFGNYKFLYLSPERLQADWIVERLKNLPINLIAIDEAHCVSQWGHDFRPAYLKIASLKTHFPKIPFLALTATATERVKKDVIAQLGMENPAVFQKSFVRENLAYMVFEAEDKLYRIEQIVKKHPQPSIIYVRNRKGCLDTASQLESLGIKATYYHGGLHITEKEKNMKLWMEEKVQVIVATNAFGMGIDKANVKTVIHIQLPENLENYYQEAGRAGRNGEKAFAVLLNSPSDIQYSENQILNSLPDKKFLKEMYVKLCNFFQIAYGEGIYEQFSFNINQFCVQYGFPALKTFNSLQFLDRQGIISLSQEFSEKVTVRFVIESKEVIRYMSLNPQDEEIILTLLRTYPGIYEIVTAINIPLVAKKSGAKETQVMAVLLKLQERQIIEYHAKNNDSTVTFNEIREDDRTINRVSKYLEEQNSLKKEQFEAVLEYATNNTTCKSRQLLSYFGEKDSKDCGICSYCIQKNKVAIPVTAGEKILHLLKTAPMSSREIQFHSKFPDEALIFALRQLLETNKIELLPNNKYTLK from the coding sequence ATGCAAGAAGCGTTATCGATTCTCCAAAAATACTGGAAATACGATTCATTCCGAACTCCGCAAGCTGAGATTATAGCCTCTGTCTTAGACGGACAGGATACTTTTGCCCTGATGCCAACAGGCGGCGGAAAATCTATCTGTTTTCAGGTTCCTGCCCTAATGCAAAACGGTATCTGCCTCGTAGTTTCGCCTCTGATTGCATTGATGAAAGACCAGACTGCCAATCTTCAGAAAAGAGGCATTAAGGCGATTGCACTCACAGGAGGCATTTCTACCGATGAAATCAGCGACCTTTTGGACAATTGCCAATTTGGCAATTATAAATTTTTATACCTGTCGCCGGAAAGATTACAAGCTGACTGGATTGTCGAACGTCTCAAAAACCTTCCCATAAATCTCATTGCTATTGATGAAGCACATTGCGTTTCGCAATGGGGACACGATTTCCGTCCGGCTTATTTAAAAATCGCTTCCCTTAAGACCCATTTCCCTAAAATTCCTTTTCTGGCATTAACCGCCACTGCTACGGAGCGTGTAAAAAAAGATGTCATTGCCCAGCTTGGCATGGAAAATCCGGCTGTTTTTCAAAAATCATTCGTAAGGGAAAACCTTGCCTATATGGTTTTTGAGGCCGAAGACAAACTTTACCGGATAGAGCAAATCGTAAAAAAACACCCCCAACCCTCCATTATTTACGTCCGAAACAGAAAAGGCTGCCTTGATACCGCTTCACAACTGGAATCCTTAGGCATAAAAGCTACTTATTATCACGGCGGACTCCATATCACCGAAAAAGAAAAAAACATGAAACTGTGGATGGAAGAAAAGGTTCAGGTCATTGTAGCGACCAATGCTTTTGGTATGGGAATAGACAAGGCAAACGTAAAAACAGTCATCCATATACAATTACCGGAAAATCTGGAAAACTATTATCAGGAAGCCGGACGTGCCGGACGAAACGGAGAAAAGGCTTTTGCCGTTTTGCTGAACAGCCCTTCTGACATTCAATATTCCGAAAACCAAATACTGAACAGCCTTCCCGACAAAAAGTTCCTGAAAGAAATGTATGTCAAACTCTGTAATTTTTTCCAGATTGCCTACGGAGAAGGAATCTATGAACAGTTTTCTTTCAATATCAACCAGTTTTGTGTCCAATATGGCTTTCCTGCATTAAAGACATTTAACAGCCTTCAGTTTTTAGACCGACAGGGAATCATTTCCCTTTCGCAGGAGTTTTCAGAAAAAGTAACTGTACGGTTTGTTATCGAATCCAAAGAAGTAATTAGGTACATGAGCCTTAACCCGCAGGATGAAGAAATAATCCTGACCTTGTTACGTACCTATCCCGGTATTTATGAAATTGTCACCGCCATCAATATTCCGTTGGTTGCAAAAAAATCAGGTGCTAAAGAAACGCAGGTAATGGCCGTGCTGCTAAAGCTGCAGGAAAGGCAAATTATAGAATATCATGCAAAAAATAACGATTCTACCGTTACCTTTAATGAAATACGTGAAGATGACCGGACCATCAACCGGGTCTCAAAATACCTCGAAGAACAAAACAGCCTGAAAAAAGAGCAATTTGAAGCGGTTTTGGAATATGCCACCAACAATACAACCTGCAAAAGCAGACAACTCCTGAGTTATTTTGGAGAAAAAGACAGTAAAGATTGCGGTATCTGCTCCTATTGCATCCAAAAAAACAAAGTTGCAATTCCGGTTACTGCCGGCGAAAAAATACTGCATTTATTAAAAACTGCCCCAATGAGTTCGAGAGAAATTCAGTTTCATTCCAAATTTCCGGATGAGGCACTTATCTTTGCATTGAGACAGCTTTTAGAAACAAACAAAATAGAATTGTTGCCCAACAACAAATACACTTTAAAATAG
- the fmt gene encoding methionyl-tRNA formyltransferase gives MEKLRIVFMGTPEFAVGILDTILNTNFEVVGVITAPDKPAGRGQKIKNSAVKEYALEKNLKLLQPTNLKEEVFLAELKDLNANLQVVVAFRMLPKVVWDMPKFGTFNLHASLLPNYRGAAPINWAIINGETKTGVTTFFIDDKIDTGAMILSKEVAITPDENAGQLHDTLMHLGSQAVAETLELIQNGKAETTLQVDSAEIKTAYKLNKDNCKIDWNRPGKEIHNQIRGLSPYPAAWSFFSDNGQEWNVKIYEAKFIAQTHAEAIGKIITTKKEMKIAVSDGYIEIIQLQFPGKKNLKTSELLNGISFGTNAKAF, from the coding sequence ATGGAAAAGTTACGCATCGTTTTTATGGGAACTCCTGAATTTGCCGTAGGCATACTGGACACCATTTTGAATACTAATTTTGAAGTCGTTGGAGTAATTACTGCTCCTGACAAGCCGGCGGGTCGCGGCCAGAAAATCAAAAACTCGGCCGTAAAAGAATATGCCTTAGAAAAAAACCTGAAATTACTCCAACCAACCAATCTTAAAGAGGAAGTTTTTTTAGCAGAGCTAAAAGATTTAAATGCCAATCTTCAGGTAGTGGTAGCTTTCCGCATGTTGCCTAAAGTGGTTTGGGACATGCCTAAATTTGGTACGTTTAATCTCCATGCTTCCTTACTTCCAAATTATCGGGGTGCCGCTCCTATCAACTGGGCCATTATAAACGGCGAAACCAAAACCGGCGTCACTACCTTTTTTATTGACGACAAAATAGATACCGGCGCAATGATATTGAGCAAAGAAGTAGCTATTACTCCCGATGAAAATGCAGGACAACTGCACGACACCTTAATGCATCTGGGAAGCCAGGCTGTTGCCGAAACCTTAGAACTAATCCAAAACGGAAAAGCAGAAACAACTTTACAGGTAGACTCGGCTGAAATAAAAACCGCATACAAGCTCAACAAAGACAATTGCAAGATCGACTGGAACCGCCCGGGAAAAGAAATCCACAACCAGATACGCGGACTATCTCCCTATCCGGCCGCCTGGAGCTTCTTTAGCGACAACGGTCAGGAATGGAACGTTAAAATATATGAAGCTAAATTTATAGCCCAAACGCATGCCGAAGCCATTGGAAAAATAATTACCACAAAAAAGGAAATGAAAATTGCGGTCAGTGACGGCTATATAGAAATTATCCAATTACAGTTTCCGGGAAAGAAAAACCTAAAGACGTCCGAACTATTAAATGGTATCAGTTTCGGAACGAATGCCAAAGCGTTCTGA